From Cucumis melo cultivar AY chromosome 1, USDA_Cmelo_AY_1.0, whole genome shotgun sequence, a single genomic window includes:
- the LOC103495298 gene encoding uncharacterized protein LOC103495298 — protein MSRTRIPLQANPLFLRKMKQLKRQFRSLVIDSTSQQVLNKKDDETETKSLPYNSSTWVPHPRTGIYFPQGHEWVMKDIPENAASFSRLCWFRDSDDVDDLNHENNTSSRS, from the exons ATGTCAAGAACTCGTATCCCTCTCCAAGCAAATCCATTGTTTCTTAG GAAAATGAAGCAATTGAAACGGCAATTCAGGAGCCTTGTAATTGATTCCACAAGCCAACAAGTCctaaataaaaaagatgatgaGACAGAAACCAAGTCATTGCCCTATAACTCTTCCACTTGGGTGCCTCATCCTCGCACTGGAATTTACTTCCCTCAAGGTCATGAGTGGGTCATGAAGGACATCCCCGAGAATGCAGCTTCCTTCTCTCGACTTTGTTGGTTTCGGGATTCTGATGATGTCGACGACTTGAACCATGAAAACAATACCTCTTCGAGGTCTTGA
- the LOC103495297 gene encoding leucine-rich repeat protein 2-like: MAYFPLFLLFLLLGLSLSPVISTNSEGNALHALRRRLSDPTNVLQSWDPTLVNPCTWFHVTCDSDNHVIRLDLGNSNISGTLGPEIGDLQYLQYLELYRNGLSGKIPTELGNLKNLVSMDLYENKFEGKIPKSFAKLESLRFLRMNNNKLTGSIPRELTSLSKLKIFDVSNNDLCGTIPVDGPFATFSMESYINNRLSGPELQGLVPYDFGC, from the exons atggcttattttcctcttttccttctttttctccttctcGGTCTCTCTCTTTCGCCTGTAATTTCCACTAATTCTGAAG GAAATGCTTTGCATGCTTTGAGGAGAAGACTGTCTGATCCCACCAATGTGCTGCAGAGTTGGGACCCTACGCTGGTTAATCCTTGCACTTGGTTTCATGTTACCTGTGATTCTGATAACCATGTGATCCGCTT GGATTTGGGAAATTCAAACATTTCTGGGACTTTGGGGCCTGAAATTGGCGACCTCCAGTACCTTCAATATCT GGAACTATACAGGAATGGGTTAAGTGGGAAAATTCCTACAGAGCTTGGTAATTTAAAAAACCTTGTAAGCATGGATTTGTATGAGAACAAGTTTGAAGGAAAAATTCCGAAATCTTTTGCCAAGCTCGAGTCACTCAGATTTCT ACGGATGAACAACAACAAGTTAACAGGATCGATCCCAAGGGAGCTTACATCACtctctaaactcaaaatttt TGATGTCTCAAACAATGATCTCTGTGGAACAATTCCAGTTGATGGACCCTTTGCTACTTTCTCAATGGAAAG CTACATAAACAACAGGCTGAGTGGCCCGGAGTTGCAAGGACTTGTACCATACGACTTTGGATGCTGA